In Aegilops tauschii subsp. strangulata cultivar AL8/78 chromosome 3, Aet v6.0, whole genome shotgun sequence, one genomic interval encodes:
- the LOC109757108 gene encoding octanoyltransferase LIP2p2, chloroplastic has product MSWVSRSTNVAAHKLAKVSVGELLPENRPFVPWSRVPDGAPYLRLACDCPRSPRLPCDRAHPSFPGLPRDTTTAASRATVSPASQVYRPPPPAAPASPPSTATSSQPSTSSPSRIDRTRCELFDLHQQIVPLVDSWGWQKSIVERRKPLVGIDTDTDEDHSDTLIALQHPPVYTLGNGSSEKYLNFNIEDSPIESHRIDRAGELVLYPILNLRYQKKDLNWYQRSLETVVNRALQSAFSIKASTIEGLTGVWVGDQKVAAIGTMCARWIVYHGLALNVTTDLTPFEHIVPCGIKGRGVGSIKQILQKASNGREYNDAELMDIAYDSLIKEFADFFQLSLEPSPDLYL; this is encoded by the exons ATGTCGTGGGTTAGTAGATCTACAAATGTTGCCGCGCATAAACTAGCAAAAGTTAGCGTTGGAG AGCTGCTCCCTGAGAATCGGCCGTTCGTCCCCTGGTCTCGGGTTCCCGACGGGGCGCCGTACCTCCGTCTTGCCTGCGACTGCCCCCGCTCCCCCCGTCTCCCCTGCGACCGCGCCCACCCCTCCTTCCCCGGTCTCCCCCGCgacaccaccaccgccgcctctCGCGCCACCGTCTCCCCCGCCTCCCAAGTCTATCGaccaccgccgcccgccgcccctgcTTCCCCCCCGTCCACCGCGACCTCCTCACAGCCCAGCACCTCGTCTCCCTCTCGAATCGACCGAACTCG GTGTGAACTCTTTGATCTCCATCAGCAGATAGTTCCTCTTGTTGATTCATGGGGTTGGCAGAAGTCCATTGTTGAGAGGAGGAAACCGTTGGTAGGCATAGACACGGACACAGATGAAGATCACTCGGACACCTTAATCGCGCTGCAGCATCCACCGGTTTATACACTGGGCAACGGCAGTAGTGAGAAATACCTCAATTTCAATATAGAAGATTCTCCTATTGAGAGTCATCGTATTGATCGTGCTGGAGAG CTCGTTCTGTACCCGATTCTCAATTTGCGGTATCAAAAGAAGGATCTTAACTGGTACCAAAGATCACTTGAAACTGTGGTCAATCGTGCCCTTCAGTCCGCATTCTCTATTAAGGCATCAACAATAGAAGGCCTCACTGGTGTTTGGGTTG GGGATCAGAAAGTTGCAGCTATTGGAACTATGTGTGCAAGATGGATAGTATATCATGGTCTAGCGCTAAATGTCACAACTGACCTAACCCCTTTTGAACACATCGTTCCCTGCGGCATAAAGGGCCGTGGCGTTGGGAGTATTAAGCAGATATTGCAAAAGGCTTCCAACGGTAGAGAATATAACGATGCAGAATTGATGGATATAGCTTATGATTCGCTGATTAAAGAGTTTGCTGACTTTTTCCAGCTCTCTCTGGAACCCAGCCCTGATTTGTATCTTTAG
- the LOC109757109 gene encoding acyl transferase 7, giving the protein MASQATYPHIKSKQGAVAVSQLPNIRAHRSLLSLPPAALSSCGFVAMAAVNKSVERLAQRLVAPAEPTPVGPLRLSWLDRYPTQMALIESLHVFKPALDRHFDGGDDAGPARTIERALAQALVNYYPLAGHLGFTEEGGLLQVDCGGEGSGVWFTEAAAACALEDVEYLEHPMMIAKDELLPPTPAQEEDERRLVLLVQVTTFACGGFVVGFRFSHAVSDGPGAAQFMAAVGELARGRSSVEGLAVEPQWGREAIPDPAGAVVGSLPSPAGAKRLEYLAMDISADYINHFKSQYNSSHTGSWCSAFEVLVAKAWQSRTRAAGFEPDSTVHLCFAMNARPLLHASLPRAGAGFYGNCYYIMRVSAPAGKVSGSSIPEVVKIIKDGKRRMPSEFARWATGEAGADGGEDPYQITSDYRTLLVSDWTRLGFAEVDYGWGPPAHVVPLTNLDYIATCILVKPWAHKPGARLITQCVTPDRVAAFHQGMLDMN; this is encoded by the coding sequence ATGGCAAGTCAAGCAACCTACCCACACATCAAATCCAAGCAAGGAGCAGTAGCAGTCAGCCAACTGCCGAACATCCGAGCCCACCGATCACTTCTTTCTCTCCCGCCAGCTGCACTGAGTTCTTGCGGCTTCGTTGCAATGGCGGCCGTGAACAAGTCCGTCGAGCGGCTGGCGCAGCGCCTGGTGGCGCCGGCCGAGCCCACGCCGGTCGGCCcgctccgcctgtcctggctcgACCGCTACCCCACCCAGATGGCGCTCATCGAGTCGCTGCACGTCTTCAAGCCGGCTCTTGACCGGCATTTTGACGGCGGCGACGACGCTGGCCCGGCGAGGACCATCGAACGGGCTCTGGCGCAGGCTCTTGTCAACTACTACCCGCTCGCCGGCCATCTGGGGTTCACGGAGGAAGGTGGGCTGCTGCAGGTCGACTGCGGCGGTGAGGGCAGCGGCGTCTGGTTCACGGAGGCCGCGGCTGCCTGCGCGCTCGAGGACGTGGAGTACCTGGAGCACCCCATGATGATCGCCAAGGACGAGCTGCTCCCGCCCACGCCCGCTCAGGAGGAGGACGAGCGCAGGCTCGTCCTGCTCGTCCAGGTCACCACCTTCGCGTGCGGTGGCTTCGTCGTCGGCTTCCGCTTCAGCCACGCCGTCTCCGACGGCCCCGGCGCCGCGCAGTTTATGGCCGCCGTCGGTGAGCTCGCCCGCGGCCGTAGCAGCGTGGAAGGCCTGGCGGTGGAGCCGCAATGGGGCCGCGAGGCGATCCCGGACCCGGCCGGCGCCGTCGTCGGCAGCCTGCCGAGCCCCGCAGGCGCCAAGCGGCTCGAGTACCTCGCCATGGACATCTCCGCGGACTACATCAACCACTTCAAGTCTCAGTACAACTCGTCACACACCGGCTCCTGGTGCTCGGCGTTCGAGGTGCTGGTGGCCAAGGCGTGGCAGAGCCGCACCCGCGCGGCGGGGTTCGAGCCGGACTCCACCGTGCACCTCTGCTTCGCCATGAACGCGCGGCCCCTCCTGCACGCCTCGCTCCCGCGCGCCGGCGCCGGGTTCTACGGCAACTGCTACTACATCATGCGCGTCTCGGCGCCCGCGGGAAAGGTGTCCGGCTCCTCCATCCCGGAAGTGGTGAAGATCATCAAGGACGGGAAGAGACGGATGCCCTCCGAGTTCGCGCGATGGGCGACCGGGGAGGCCGGCGCCGACGGCGGCGAGGACCCGTACCAGATCACGTCGGACTACCGCACGCTACTGGTGTCGGACTGGACGCGGCTCGGGTTCGCCGAGGTGGACTACGGCTGGGGCCCGCCGGCGCACGTCGTGCCGCTCACGAACCTGGACTACATCGCGACGTGCATCTTGGTGAAGCCGTGGGCGCACAAGCCAGGGGCGCGGCTCATCACCCAGTGCGTGACGCCCGACCGTGTCGCCGCCTTCCACCAGGGAATGCTGGACATGAACTGA